From one Halodesulfovibrio sp. genomic stretch:
- the pgm gene encoding phosphoglucomutase (alpha-D-glucose-1,6-bisphosphate-dependent), which translates to MPISPKAGKKALPSDLINVQKLVTAYYTIAPNPDEPQQRVAFGTSGHRGSAFTASFNEPHIAAVTQAICEYRKKEGYTGPLFMGKDTHALSEPAHQTALEVLAANGVTVKIEKDDAYVPTPVISHAILTYNRDNSDIADGIVVTPSHNPPQDGGFKYNPPNGGPADTTTTKWVEDRANELIRNGNAGVARIPLADALSASTTQRYDYLTPYVKDLENIIDMDAIKKAGIRIGVDPLGGAGEAYWEPIAKHYGLNIEVVNKEIDPTFRFMPMDRDGVIRMDCSSPWAMADMIRLQPHYDIACGNDPDTDRHGIVCSKGLMNPNHYLAAAIEYLFTHRPQWNKDAVVGKTLVSSHMIDLVVESLGKKVAEVPVGFKWFVPGLIDGSYGFGGEESAGASFLRKDGTVWTTDKDGIILNLLAAEILAVTGKDPQQHYDAMTEKFGTPLYERLQAPASPEQKAALKKLSPEMVESDTLAGEPIIAKLTQAPANGASIEGLKVVTKSGWFAARPSGTEDIYKIYTESFKDKEHLALLQKEAQDMVSEAFKVAGV; encoded by the coding sequence ATGCCAATCAGTCCCAAAGCCGGAAAAAAAGCACTTCCGTCCGATCTTATAAATGTTCAGAAACTAGTTACAGCCTACTACACAATAGCCCCAAATCCAGATGAACCACAGCAACGGGTTGCTTTTGGCACATCAGGTCATCGTGGTTCAGCATTCACAGCAAGCTTTAACGAGCCGCACATTGCCGCTGTAACACAGGCTATTTGTGAATACCGTAAAAAAGAAGGCTACACTGGACCATTATTCATGGGTAAAGATACCCACGCGCTTTCAGAGCCAGCACACCAGACCGCTCTTGAAGTTCTGGCAGCCAACGGCGTGACTGTAAAAATAGAAAAAGACGATGCCTATGTGCCAACCCCTGTCATTTCTCATGCCATCCTCACATATAATCGCGATAATTCCGATATCGCAGACGGCATTGTTGTCACCCCTTCCCACAACCCGCCACAGGATGGTGGATTTAAATACAACCCACCAAACGGTGGACCTGCTGACACAACAACCACGAAATGGGTTGAAGACCGCGCAAACGAACTCATCCGTAACGGAAATGCAGGCGTCGCACGTATCCCTCTTGCCGATGCGCTGAGTGCCTCAACTACACAGAGATACGACTACCTCACCCCGTATGTTAAAGATCTTGAGAACATTATCGATATGGATGCTATCAAAAAAGCTGGCATCCGCATCGGTGTTGATCCCCTCGGTGGAGCTGGCGAAGCATACTGGGAACCAATTGCAAAGCATTACGGACTCAATATTGAAGTTGTAAATAAAGAGATTGATCCTACCTTCCGCTTTATGCCTATGGACAGAGACGGGGTTATTCGTATGGACTGCTCTTCGCCTTGGGCAATGGCAGATATGATTCGCCTACAGCCACATTATGACATTGCATGCGGCAACGACCCAGATACAGATCGGCATGGTATTGTTTGCAGCAAAGGCCTGATGAACCCGAACCATTACCTTGCAGCTGCAATTGAATATCTATTCACGCACCGCCCGCAATGGAACAAGGATGCCGTGGTCGGCAAAACCCTTGTTTCCAGCCATATGATTGACCTTGTGGTCGAGTCTCTTGGGAAAAAAGTTGCAGAGGTTCCTGTAGGCTTTAAATGGTTTGTTCCGGGTCTTATTGATGGCAGCTATGGTTTTGGTGGTGAAGAAAGCGCCGGAGCAAGCTTCTTACGTAAAGACGGAACCGTTTGGACAACAGACAAAGACGGTATTATTTTGAATTTGCTCGCAGCAGAAATTCTTGCAGTAACCGGTAAAGATCCGCAACAGCACTATGATGCCATGACTGAAAAGTTCGGCACTCCACTTTATGAACGCTTGCAAGCCCCTGCTTCTCCAGAACAAAAAGCTGCTCTTAAAAAGCTTTCACCAGAAATGGTTGAATCGGACACACTTGCCGGAGAGCCTATCATAGCAAAGCTTACACAAGCTCCTGCTAACGGAGCATCAATCGAAGGACTAAAGGTCGTAACAAAATCTGGATGGTTCGCAGCGCGCCCTTCCGGCACAGAAGATATTTATAAAATTTATACCGAAAGCTTCAAGGACAAAGAACATCTCGCACTCTTACAAAAAGAAGCGCAGGACATGGTTTCTGAAGCATTCAAGGTTGCCGGTGTGTAG
- a CDS encoding response regulator yields the protein MKFLIVDDDFDSRRLVQKILHAYGYADLAADGEEGVEAFRQALQAGEPYDVITLDIMMPNIDGQDALREIRDLEKEYGIPPENSAKVIMISGLDDSQEVHDAFFLGDATSYIVKPIRKKVLIEEIQNLGVQLES from the coding sequence ATGAAGTTTCTAATCGTTGATGACGACTTCGACAGTCGCCGACTCGTACAAAAAATCCTTCATGCATACGGATATGCTGATCTGGCAGCCGACGGCGAAGAAGGCGTGGAAGCATTCCGCCAAGCGCTGCAAGCAGGCGAGCCTTATGATGTAATTACACTCGACATAATGATGCCGAATATCGACGGACAAGATGCTCTGCGCGAAATCCGTGATCTTGAAAAAGAATATGGGATTCCTCCTGAAAACAGTGCAAAGGTAATCATGATATCCGGATTAGATGACAGTCAGGAAGTACATGATGCTTTTTTCCTTGGTGATGCAACAAGTTACATCGTCAAGCCTATCAGGAAAAAAGTACTCATAGAAGAAATCCAAAACTTGGGAGTCCAGCTGGAGTCCTGA
- the gcvH gene encoding glycine cleavage system protein GcvH, producing MAYPENLLYSKSHEWTKIEGDEATIGITSFAQEQLGDITFVELPEAGDTLDVGDEMGSIESVKAASELYIPVSGEVLAVNEDLEDAPEKVNESPFEGGWLIKIKLNGEPADLLSASEYAELVANEAH from the coding sequence ATGGCCTACCCAGAAAACCTTCTTTACAGCAAAAGCCACGAATGGACAAAAATTGAAGGTGATGAAGCGACCATCGGCATCACCAGTTTTGCTCAGGAGCAGCTTGGCGACATTACATTTGTAGAGCTTCCAGAAGCAGGTGACACCCTCGATGTTGGTGATGAAATGGGTTCTATTGAATCTGTAAAAGCAGCAAGCGAACTCTACATTCCTGTCAGCGGCGAAGTTCTCGCTGTTAACGAAGATCTCGAAGATGCACCGGAAAAAGTAAACGAATCTCCTTTTGAAGGCGGATGGCTTATTAAAATCAAGCTGAACGGTGAACCAGCAGACCTCCTTTCTGCTTCTGAATACGCAGAACTGGTAGCTAACGAAGCACACTAG
- the gcvPA gene encoding aminomethyl-transferring glycine dehydrogenase subunit GcvPA: MPFTPHTAEEVQAMLDVIGVRTIEDLFADIPADMRPKSFDLPQGLSEMETCAYLEQLAGKNNTDLVSFLGAGFYNHYIPKAIDNLVGRGEFYTAYTPYQPESSQGTLQAIFEFQTAICRLLEMDVANASVYDGGTAIFEAMMMAVRAGRKRKKIVIDESISPIYREMLDTYTNNIDVDVVVVPHTEGLSNVEALKAAIDGDCAGVVVQNPNFFGNVQDFTELFEHAHANKALGIISVYPVMQSVMKTPGEMGADIAVAEAQSLGQPLSFGGPYLGVMSCSKKMIRQIPGRIVGRTEDIDGKTGYVLTLQAREQHIRRAKATSNICSNQALCALRALIHMSLLGPEGLIRTAELSMERAHYLADRLTMIEGVELLNGAPFGNEFAIRLPIKAEEAIEALMDKGFVTGFPVGRYYEDMDDVLLVACTELHSFEQIGVFTELLGGIL; this comes from the coding sequence ATGCCGTTTACTCCGCATACAGCTGAAGAAGTGCAAGCAATGCTTGACGTTATCGGTGTAAGAACCATTGAAGATCTGTTTGCAGACATCCCTGCGGACATGCGTCCTAAAAGCTTTGACCTGCCTCAAGGCTTAAGCGAAATGGAAACATGTGCTTACCTTGAACAGCTTGCAGGTAAAAACAATACTGATCTTGTAAGCTTCTTGGGTGCCGGATTCTACAATCACTATATTCCTAAAGCCATCGACAACCTTGTTGGTCGTGGCGAATTCTACACTGCGTACACTCCATACCAACCTGAATCCTCACAGGGAACGCTTCAGGCTATTTTCGAATTCCAGACTGCAATCTGCCGTCTCCTCGAAATGGATGTAGCTAACGCCTCTGTCTACGATGGTGGAACCGCTATCTTTGAGGCTATGATGATGGCAGTTCGTGCTGGTCGAAAGCGTAAAAAAATCGTAATTGATGAGTCTATCAGCCCGATTTACCGCGAGATGCTGGACACTTACACAAACAACATCGACGTAGACGTTGTTGTGGTACCGCATACAGAGGGTTTGTCCAATGTAGAAGCGCTTAAAGCAGCTATTGACGGTGACTGTGCGGGCGTTGTTGTTCAGAACCCTAACTTCTTCGGCAACGTTCAGGACTTTACAGAATTATTCGAGCATGCCCACGCTAACAAAGCATTAGGCATCATCTCTGTGTACCCTGTCATGCAGTCTGTCATGAAAACTCCTGGAGAAATGGGAGCAGACATTGCCGTTGCAGAAGCCCAGAGCCTTGGTCAGCCACTTTCATTCGGTGGACCTTACCTTGGCGTCATGTCCTGTTCAAAAAAAATGATCCGCCAGATTCCGGGACGCATTGTTGGACGCACAGAAGACATCGACGGCAAAACAGGCTACGTGCTCACGCTTCAAGCTCGTGAACAGCATATCCGACGCGCAAAAGCCACATCAAACATTTGTTCCAACCAAGCCCTGTGCGCTCTTCGTGCCCTTATTCATATGTCATTACTTGGTCCTGAAGGGCTTATACGCACTGCTGAATTAAGCATGGAGCGTGCTCATTACCTTGCAGACCGCCTGACAATGATCGAAGGGGTAGAACTGCTTAACGGTGCGCCATTCGGTAACGAATTCGCTATCCGTCTGCCTATCAAAGCTGAAGAAGCTATTGAGGCACTTATGGACAAAGGCTTTGTAACCGGCTTCCCTGTTGGTCGTTATTACGAAGACATGGACGACGTTCTCCTTGTTGCCTGTACCGAGCTGCATTCATTCGAACAGATTGGTGTATTCACCGAGCTGTTGGGAGGTATTCTCTAA
- the gcvPB gene encoding aminomethyl-transferring glycine dehydrogenase subunit GcvPB, whose protein sequence is MKTIFSQSVPGRSACLPPMPEERAERFLPKELMRAKRPALPEVSELDVVRHFTKLSTFNYGVDSNFYPLGSCTMKYNPKFTEYVAALPGYTTPHPALAQLPKGSQYTQGSLEVMYETEKMLCELTGMDAFTSQPMAGANGELTGALIIAAYHKDKGNKKTKIICPDAAHGTNPASAVLAGYEVINIESKDGMVDPEALEAVLDEDVAAVMMTCPNTLGLFENHLPTIVEKLRKVDALLYYDGANFNAIMGKMRIGDVGFDVVHLNVHKTLATPHGGGGPGAGPVGVCARLEPYLPNHRPAKAADGTFYLDTDNPKSIGHMSPFYGSFAVMLKAFAYMLRLGGEGLTRATELAVLNANYMRKRLEEHLHIPYNRICMHEFVASACNQQSECGVRALDIAKALLEKGHHAPTIYFPLIVKECMMFEPTETESKETLDIFLDDLIEILETSKTDPQSLFDAPHNTPVRRLDETKAAREMVLVDEI, encoded by the coding sequence ATGAAAACCATTTTTTCCCAATCCGTTCCCGGTCGTTCCGCATGTCTGCCGCCAATGCCGGAAGAACGTGCAGAACGTTTTCTTCCTAAAGAGCTTATGCGTGCCAAGCGTCCGGCGTTGCCGGAAGTAAGTGAGCTTGACGTTGTTCGCCATTTCACCAAATTAAGTACGTTTAACTACGGTGTAGATTCTAACTTTTACCCGCTCGGCTCCTGCACAATGAAATACAATCCGAAATTTACGGAGTATGTTGCAGCATTGCCGGGTTACACCACCCCTCACCCTGCTCTTGCACAGCTTCCTAAAGGCTCCCAGTACACACAGGGTTCCTTGGAAGTTATGTACGAGACAGAAAAAATGCTTTGTGAACTTACTGGCATGGATGCTTTTACATCCCAGCCAATGGCAGGTGCTAATGGCGAGCTGACAGGCGCGCTCATTATTGCCGCATACCACAAAGACAAGGGTAACAAAAAAACAAAAATCATATGCCCGGATGCAGCGCACGGTACGAACCCTGCTTCTGCTGTTCTTGCTGGATACGAAGTTATCAACATTGAATCCAAAGACGGCATGGTTGACCCTGAAGCATTAGAAGCAGTCCTCGACGAGGATGTAGCAGCGGTTATGATGACATGTCCGAACACACTCGGACTGTTTGAAAACCACCTGCCTACCATTGTAGAAAAACTGCGCAAAGTTGATGCACTTCTCTACTACGATGGCGCTAACTTTAACGCTATCATGGGTAAAATGCGCATCGGCGATGTAGGGTTTGACGTAGTACACCTTAATGTCCACAAAACACTCGCTACTCCGCATGGCGGCGGTGGTCCGGGTGCAGGCCCTGTTGGTGTATGTGCGCGTCTGGAACCATACCTGCCGAACCATCGTCCAGCTAAAGCAGCGGACGGCACTTTCTATTTAGATACTGACAATCCTAAATCTATCGGACACATGTCACCGTTCTACGGCAGTTTTGCAGTAATGCTCAAAGCATTTGCCTACATGCTCCGTCTCGGTGGAGAAGGTCTGACCAGAGCGACTGAGCTTGCAGTACTGAACGCAAACTACATGCGTAAGCGTCTGGAAGAACACCTGCACATTCCATACAACCGCATTTGTATGCATGAATTTGTTGCATCTGCCTGCAATCAGCAATCAGAATGCGGCGTACGCGCTCTTGATATCGCAAAAGCTCTGCTCGAAAAAGGACACCACGCACCTACTATCTACTTCCCACTGATCGTAAAAGAGTGCATGATGTTTGAACCGACAGAAACAGAAAGTAAAGAAACTCTCGATATCTTCCTTGATGATCTTATTGAGATTCTTGAAACTTCTAAAACAGATCCTCAATCTCTCTTTGATGCCCCTCACAACACTCCTGTACGTCGGCTTGACGAAACAAAAGCAGCTCGTGAAATGGTGTTAGTAGATGAAATATGA
- a CDS encoding NAD(P)/FAD-dependent oxidoreductase, producing MKYDLIIVGSGPGGLKAATRAASSGLKTALIEKADIGGTCLNWGCIPTKMYLGATAANPLLHTQIKAKSASGSIDFNLPNIVQKKDRFIKGTRSAAEKQLVNLGVDIIKGVGAFSSPKAITVTTDDGTTEVTFEKLIIATGSMPAAFPGLEPDGDCVLNSTHALMLTEAPESMIVVGAGAIGLEMGDFFSRLGAKITIVEALPNLVPTEDPDVGDAFRKILKREKWGVRTGEKVQSVKTVDGKAVLTFESGETLTADKALMAAGRQPASKELNADAAGIECVGAGWITTNDYLLAAENIYAIGDVNGRTLLAHAADHQACYAVDHAAGKITTAYDSGPMPACFYGHTEVMRVGPNTADLQKAGHKVETSTAMLVANPIAQSYGTTQGFVKVLWVDNKVHGIVAIGHGVSHLVTAAAIIVKQQWAPEDVHSIIWAHPTLDEALEMALVAPRNPA from the coding sequence ATGAAATATGATCTAATTATAGTTGGTTCCGGACCCGGTGGACTTAAAGCAGCTACCCGTGCTGCGTCTTCCGGTCTGAAAACCGCACTCATAGAAAAAGCCGACATTGGTGGAACATGCCTCAACTGGGGTTGTATTCCTACCAAGATGTATCTTGGCGCTACGGCTGCCAATCCGCTACTGCATACGCAGATAAAAGCAAAGTCTGCCTCAGGAAGCATTGATTTCAATCTGCCTAATATTGTGCAGAAGAAAGACCGCTTCATAAAAGGCACTCGCTCTGCCGCAGAAAAGCAATTGGTCAATCTCGGCGTTGATATAATCAAAGGTGTTGGAGCGTTTAGTAGTCCGAAAGCTATTACTGTTACAACCGATGATGGTACAACAGAAGTTACTTTCGAAAAGCTAATCATTGCCACAGGCTCTATGCCTGCTGCATTTCCAGGGTTAGAGCCTGATGGAGATTGTGTTCTCAACTCCACCCATGCGCTTATGCTTACGGAAGCACCTGAGTCTATGATCGTTGTGGGTGCAGGAGCAATCGGGCTTGAAATGGGCGATTTCTTCAGCCGTCTTGGTGCAAAAATCACCATTGTTGAAGCGCTACCTAACCTTGTACCAACCGAAGATCCTGACGTTGGTGATGCGTTCCGCAAAATTCTCAAACGAGAAAAGTGGGGAGTTCGCACCGGTGAAAAAGTACAGAGCGTCAAAACTGTTGACGGTAAAGCTGTGCTCACGTTTGAATCCGGTGAAACTCTTACAGCGGATAAAGCCCTTATGGCTGCTGGTCGTCAACCTGCATCCAAAGAGCTTAACGCTGACGCAGCAGGTATTGAATGCGTGGGCGCAGGTTGGATTACAACCAACGACTATTTGCTCGCAGCAGAGAACATTTACGCCATCGGAGACGTAAACGGACGCACACTGCTTGCACATGCAGCCGACCACCAAGCTTGCTATGCTGTCGATCATGCTGCTGGTAAAATTACTACAGCATACGACTCTGGTCCAATGCCTGCTTGCTTCTACGGACATACAGAAGTAATGCGCGTAGGTCCAAACACCGCTGACCTGCAAAAAGCAGGGCATAAGGTAGAAACCTCTACCGCAATGCTTGTTGCAAACCCAATAGCACAGTCTTACGGTACCACTCAGGGGTTCGTAAAAGTACTATGGGTCGACAACAAAGTGCATGGTATCGTAGCAATTGGTCACGGGGTTTCTCACCTCGTAACAGCAGCAGCCATCATTGTTAAGCAACAGTGGGCACCAGAAGATGTACATTCCATCATATGGGCACACCCAACGCTTGATGAAGCGCTGGAAATGGCGCTAGTTGCTCCACGTAACCCTGCATAA
- a CDS encoding N-acetyltransferase, protein MNITIRETQHSDLTEIMRVEEEAFGSKIEAELVQNLLNDQTAEPRLSLLAFDGENAVGHILFTAITIGESTVKASILAPLAVTPEAQKQGIGGKLIKAGLAQLKAQGVSIVLVLGHPEYYTRYGFSPVYPHPINAPYPIPEEHRDAWMMHVLDDTDLSSIAGTVTVSDELGKPEYWQE, encoded by the coding sequence ATGAACATCACAATACGAGAAACACAGCACAGCGACCTTACCGAAATTATGCGTGTTGAAGAGGAAGCATTTGGCTCCAAAATAGAAGCAGAGCTAGTACAAAATTTATTAAATGACCAAACAGCAGAGCCACGCCTTTCATTATTAGCTTTTGATGGCGAAAACGCTGTAGGGCACATCTTGTTTACAGCCATTACGATTGGGGAATCGACCGTAAAAGCATCAATTCTAGCGCCTCTGGCTGTTACACCTGAAGCTCAAAAGCAAGGAATCGGCGGTAAGCTTATTAAGGCTGGGTTAGCGCAGCTGAAAGCACAAGGCGTGAGCATTGTTTTAGTATTAGGGCATCCAGAGTATTACACTCGATACGGCTTTTCCCCTGTGTACCCTCACCCTATTAATGCACCATATCCTATTCCTGAAGAACACAGGGATGCATGGATGATGCATGTACTTGATGACACCGACCTGAGCAGCATAGCAGGAACAGTCACTGTTTCTGACGAGTTAGGCAAACCTGAATACTGGCAAGAATAG
- a CDS encoding OmpA family protein produces the protein MTIKRTLLIALSLVLFATSVVQAQEYILQPKVASFNFLIDDSGSMMMHEAQTGVKKIVLAKRVMQMINQAMPPFGCMMAAAQTFTPFQPIVGYGPYDPAVMAKAINSITTDKEIRARWTRIGEAFQLLTPMATQMAPKSAVVIATDGVNNMGPDPIESLMGFYNANPQTCVHFISFADTAEGSRTIMEMFNLNTCSVMADGKALLNDPVAFNEFMVDVFYTPTEVVDEVMVIDNVLFKFDSSKILPAARPILDEAARLIMCGQTCTTVIGHTDSIGTPEYNMGLSLRRAASVRNYLIKKGVPADRIKVIGKGEFDPEFSNDTAEGRRHNRRVNILLN, from the coding sequence ATGACGATTAAGAGAACATTGCTTATCGCGCTTTCTCTTGTGTTGTTTGCGACATCCGTAGTCCAGGCGCAAGAGTACATCCTTCAACCTAAAGTTGCCAGTTTCAACTTCCTTATTGACGACTCTGGCTCCATGATGATGCACGAAGCGCAAACAGGAGTTAAAAAGATCGTCCTTGCAAAACGAGTAATGCAGATGATCAACCAAGCGATGCCACCATTTGGTTGTATGATGGCAGCAGCGCAAACTTTTACTCCTTTCCAGCCAATTGTCGGCTACGGACCTTATGATCCTGCAGTAATGGCAAAAGCTATTAACTCCATTACTACAGATAAAGAGATCCGCGCACGCTGGACAAGAATTGGTGAAGCATTCCAACTGCTCACACCAATGGCAACTCAGATGGCGCCTAAGAGTGCTGTAGTTATCGCAACTGACGGTGTTAACAACATGGGTCCAGACCCAATTGAATCCCTGATGGGCTTCTACAATGCTAACCCGCAGACCTGCGTACACTTCATCTCTTTTGCTGACACTGCGGAAGGAAGCAGAACAATTATGGAGATGTTCAACCTCAACACTTGCTCAGTAATGGCAGACGGTAAAGCACTGCTTAACGACCCTGTTGCATTCAACGAGTTCATGGTTGACGTATTCTACACTCCTACTGAAGTTGTTGACGAAGTCATGGTAATTGACAACGTGCTCTTCAAGTTCGATTCCTCTAAAATTCTTCCTGCAGCACGTCCTATCTTAGATGAAGCAGCACGCCTCATTATGTGCGGTCAGACTTGCACCACTGTTATCGGCCACACCGATTCCATTGGTACACCAGAATACAACATGGGTCTGTCACTCCGCCGTGCAGCCTCCGTACGCAACTACCTCATTAAGAAAGGCGTACCGGCTGACCGTATCAAAGTGATCGGTAAAGGCGAATTCGACCCTGAATTCTCAAACGATACAGCAGAAGGACGCAGACACAACCGTCGCGTAAACATCCTGCTTAACTAG
- a CDS encoding sigma-54 dependent transcriptional regulator, with the protein MSYNKQLLVIDDEPALRMMVRAVVEDAGWSVAEASSGEAGIEHLASHNVNVVLLDMRMTGIDGSETLAIIQEKYPNLPVIMLTAFGTVGSAVEAMKRGAFDYLSKPADNDELIAVLEKAYTHGRLLAENDNLRKKFIGNDPSEKIIGGCAAMQDMLELIRQVGPTEATVLVMGESGTGKELIAEALHERSNRAAFPMVKVNCAALPGNLLESELFGYVRGAFTGAVKDKPGRFQLAKGGTLFLDEVGEMPIELQAKLLRALQERVVEPLGAVKPVEVDVRIIAATNRNLRESVARGEFREDLYFRLNVLEIISPPLRERLEDLPLLVSRLLDKLGRKNRKSVRGVSPDFMQKLTMHPWPGNVRELENVLERALILSRSEILNVESLPPLLTAPPEPVQQPQYGQAESMAAGSSYSAQSFTAPSGVDYSTGQNNYSAPTDFNRTDFGGQSGYNSQSNYGMQQGYSRQGAPMPPQAGVGNRTISRPKTLDDAERQALIEALNANGGHRERTADALGISRRTLQYKLRKYGLTKRS; encoded by the coding sequence ATGTCATATAATAAGCAATTGTTAGTTATTGATGATGAACCGGCGCTGCGAATGATGGTGCGCGCTGTTGTGGAAGATGCTGGATGGAGCGTTGCGGAGGCAAGCTCCGGTGAAGCTGGTATTGAGCATCTTGCATCCCACAATGTGAATGTTGTTCTCTTAGATATGCGAATGACTGGTATTGACGGTAGTGAGACTCTGGCAATAATTCAGGAAAAATATCCTAATCTTCCTGTTATTATGCTTACCGCTTTTGGAACTGTAGGGTCGGCGGTAGAAGCTATGAAGCGCGGTGCATTTGATTACCTGAGTAAGCCTGCTGATAATGATGAACTTATTGCTGTGCTTGAAAAAGCCTACACACATGGCAGGCTGCTGGCTGAAAACGATAATTTACGCAAAAAATTTATTGGGAATGATCCATCAGAAAAAATCATCGGTGGCTGCGCTGCTATGCAGGATATGCTTGAGCTTATCCGTCAGGTAGGCCCTACAGAAGCAACCGTGCTTGTAATGGGTGAATCCGGTACAGGGAAAGAGCTTATTGCAGAAGCCTTGCACGAGCGGAGCAACCGTGCGGCGTTTCCAATGGTAAAGGTCAACTGCGCTGCGTTACCGGGCAATTTGCTGGAAAGTGAATTGTTCGGCTATGTTCGTGGTGCTTTTACGGGAGCGGTAAAGGATAAGCCTGGGCGCTTCCAGCTTGCAAAAGGTGGAACATTATTTCTTGATGAGGTCGGTGAAATGCCGATTGAACTTCAGGCAAAATTGTTGCGTGCCTTGCAGGAACGTGTGGTTGAACCGCTTGGTGCGGTAAAGCCTGTTGAAGTGGATGTACGTATTATTGCTGCGACAAACCGTAATTTACGGGAATCTGTGGCAAGAGGCGAGTTTAGAGAAGACTTATATTTCCGCCTTAATGTTCTCGAAATCATCTCACCTCCTCTGCGTGAGCGTCTTGAGGATCTTCCACTGCTTGTCAGCAGGCTCCTCGACAAACTGGGACGGAAAAACCGTAAGAGCGTGCGAGGTGTCAGCCCTGATTTTATGCAGAAGCTTACCATGCATCCGTGGCCGGGTAACGTTCGTGAGCTTGAGAATGTGCTGGAGCGTGCACTTATTTTGTCCCGTTCGGAAATTCTTAATGTAGAATCGTTGCCGCCGTTACTTACGGCTCCGCCTGAACCTGTTCAGCAACCGCAATATGGTCAGGCAGAATCAATGGCAGCGGGATCATCGTATTCTGCGCAAAGTTTTACTGCTCCGTCTGGAGTTGATTATTCCACCGGACAAAATAATTATTCTGCACCTACTGACTTTAACCGTACAGATTTTGGTGGGCAGAGCGGGTACAATAGTCAATCAAATTATGGCATGCAGCAAGGATATAGCAGGCAGGGAGCACCTATGCCGCCACAGGCTGGTGTCGGAAATCGTACTATTTCCCGCCCGAAAACCTTGGATGACGCTGAACGTCAGGCATTGATTGAAGCATTGAATGCTAATGGTGGACACAGGGAGCGCACAGCTGATGCACTTGGTATCAGTCGCCGTACGCTCCAGTACAAATTGCGTAAGTATGGGTTGACCAAGCGAAGCTAA